The Neodiprion virginianus isolate iyNeoVirg1 chromosome 5, iyNeoVirg1.1, whole genome shotgun sequence genome contains a region encoding:
- the LOC124305820 gene encoding uncharacterized protein LOC124305820 isoform X1, whose amino-acid sequence MEVNVLTLLLMIASMGLAKATIGNWEGCGGRLERALDALRRDTTRRTRLEDDEPASGIVYQQVLRSAPLEMVVSQVSVKLPQDSRGRGGPWAQVERCVYEPSNNSLQTRLVFSDLTVSGRITLLPLDYRVALPAESCRMTLRLRRAGVDFFTSPIARGRGQMRIRTESSFLEPRFASIYAFGCRPTRSDKQIKRQDKWPPQSTLVNGQLAPNLVKNVAPAGNPTENYEEAEPREISSTTTKDDAVVVEKESRKARALFQTDARPGIWRRSDWITRSSSNRQRREVADITPRDFALALAKKARALLIEDAESLSKDSASEMSAKRQVKADGSQVSIHKNGSDVGHGAATNLQNIEVKANYKRETTEIPIVEEALRPRELLLEEDLADDINIAVADDFEGRAWHVREGVTREMEDVFLKGASQALTSYIERQLHPAIKETLMLSMGYTISYG is encoded by the exons ATGGAGGTCAATGTCTTGACGCTTCTTCTCATGATCGCATCGATGGGGTTAGCCAAAGCTACGATCGGCAATTGGGAGGGATGTGGTGGTCGACTAGAACGAGCCTTGGACGCTCTGAGGAGGGACACGACGAGGAGGACGCGCCTCGAAGACGATGAGCCCGCGTCGGGAATCGTATATCAGCAAGTCTTACGCTCTGCACCACTGGAAATGGTTGTGTCCCAGGTCAGCGTGAAG CTTCCGCAAGACTCGAGAGGTCGTGGAGGTCCTTGGGCACAGGTAGAACGCTGCGTATACGAGCCAAGCAACAATTCCCTGCAGACGCGACTAGTCTTCAGTGATCTGACGGTGTCAGGGCGAATAACTCTCCTTCCTCTTGATTATCGGGTCGCACTACCCGCGGAATCTTGCAGAATGACACTGCGATTGCGACGCGCTGGAGTTGACTTCTTCACGAGCCCGATCGCTCGGGGACGAGGTCAAATGCGTATTCGTACAGAATCCAGTTTCCTTGAGCCCCGCTTTGCTTCCATCTACGCTTTCGGATGTCGACCAACCCGTAGTGATAAACAAATTAAACGACAGGACAAGTGGCCCCCACAGTCTACGCTTGTGAATGGTCAACTGGCCCCAAATCTT GTGAAAAACGTAGCTCCGGCGGGAAATCCAACGGAGAACTATGAGGAGGCGGAACCACGGGAAATTTCTTCAACCACGACGAAGGACGACGCAGTCGTCGTCGAGAAGGAGAGCCGGAAAGCGCGTGCCCTGTTTCAAACGGATGCACGACCCGGTATCTGGCGTAGGAGTGACTGGATAACTCGTTCGTCATCGAATAGACAACGAAGAGAAGTCGCTGACATAACGCCACGAGACTTTGCTTTAGCCCTTGCAAAGAAGGCTCGTGCATTGCTGATAGAAGACGCGGAATCCTTGTCGAAGGATTCAGCGAGCGAAATGAGTGCGAAGAGGCAAGTCAAGGCTGATGGTTCGCAAGTTTCAATTCATAAGAATGGAAGCGATGTGGGTCACGGAGCAGCTACAAACTTACAGAATATCGAAGTTAAGGCAAATTACAAACGCGAGACCACGGAGATACCGATCGTCGAAGAAGCACTGAGACCCAGAGAATTGCTCCTAGAAGAAGACCTCGCGGATGATATTAATATTGCAGTTGCGGACGATTTCGAGGGAAGAGCTTGGCACGTGAGGGAAGGCGTAACCAGAGAAATGGAAGACGTGTTTTTGAAAGGAGCTAGTCAGGCGTTGACGAGTTACATCGAGAGGCAATTACACCCAGCCATTAAAGAAACGCTGATGTTATCGATGGGTTACACCATCAGTTATGGATAA
- the LOC124305820 gene encoding uncharacterized protein LOC124305820 isoform X2 gives MEVNVLTLLLMIASMGLAKATIGNWEGCGGRLERALDALRRDTTRRTRLEDDEPASGIVYQQVLRSAPLEMVVSQLPQDSRGRGGPWAQVERCVYEPSNNSLQTRLVFSDLTVSGRITLLPLDYRVALPAESCRMTLRLRRAGVDFFTSPIARGRGQMRIRTESSFLEPRFASIYAFGCRPTRSDKQIKRQDKWPPQSTLVNGQLAPNLVKNVAPAGNPTENYEEAEPREISSTTTKDDAVVVEKESRKARALFQTDARPGIWRRSDWITRSSSNRQRREVADITPRDFALALAKKARALLIEDAESLSKDSASEMSAKRQVKADGSQVSIHKNGSDVGHGAATNLQNIEVKANYKRETTEIPIVEEALRPRELLLEEDLADDINIAVADDFEGRAWHVREGVTREMEDVFLKGASQALTSYIERQLHPAIKETLMLSMGYTISYG, from the exons ATGGAGGTCAATGTCTTGACGCTTCTTCTCATGATCGCATCGATGGGGTTAGCCAAAGCTACGATCGGCAATTGGGAGGGATGTGGTGGTCGACTAGAACGAGCCTTGGACGCTCTGAGGAGGGACACGACGAGGAGGACGCGCCTCGAAGACGATGAGCCCGCGTCGGGAATCGTATATCAGCAAGTCTTACGCTCTGCACCACTGGAAATGGTTGTGTCCCAG CTTCCGCAAGACTCGAGAGGTCGTGGAGGTCCTTGGGCACAGGTAGAACGCTGCGTATACGAGCCAAGCAACAATTCCCTGCAGACGCGACTAGTCTTCAGTGATCTGACGGTGTCAGGGCGAATAACTCTCCTTCCTCTTGATTATCGGGTCGCACTACCCGCGGAATCTTGCAGAATGACACTGCGATTGCGACGCGCTGGAGTTGACTTCTTCACGAGCCCGATCGCTCGGGGACGAGGTCAAATGCGTATTCGTACAGAATCCAGTTTCCTTGAGCCCCGCTTTGCTTCCATCTACGCTTTCGGATGTCGACCAACCCGTAGTGATAAACAAATTAAACGACAGGACAAGTGGCCCCCACAGTCTACGCTTGTGAATGGTCAACTGGCCCCAAATCTT GTGAAAAACGTAGCTCCGGCGGGAAATCCAACGGAGAACTATGAGGAGGCGGAACCACGGGAAATTTCTTCAACCACGACGAAGGACGACGCAGTCGTCGTCGAGAAGGAGAGCCGGAAAGCGCGTGCCCTGTTTCAAACGGATGCACGACCCGGTATCTGGCGTAGGAGTGACTGGATAACTCGTTCGTCATCGAATAGACAACGAAGAGAAGTCGCTGACATAACGCCACGAGACTTTGCTTTAGCCCTTGCAAAGAAGGCTCGTGCATTGCTGATAGAAGACGCGGAATCCTTGTCGAAGGATTCAGCGAGCGAAATGAGTGCGAAGAGGCAAGTCAAGGCTGATGGTTCGCAAGTTTCAATTCATAAGAATGGAAGCGATGTGGGTCACGGAGCAGCTACAAACTTACAGAATATCGAAGTTAAGGCAAATTACAAACGCGAGACCACGGAGATACCGATCGTCGAAGAAGCACTGAGACCCAGAGAATTGCTCCTAGAAGAAGACCTCGCGGATGATATTAATATTGCAGTTGCGGACGATTTCGAGGGAAGAGCTTGGCACGTGAGGGAAGGCGTAACCAGAGAAATGGAAGACGTGTTTTTGAAAGGAGCTAGTCAGGCGTTGACGAGTTACATCGAGAGGCAATTACACCCAGCCATTAAAGAAACGCTGATGTTATCGATGGGTTACACCATCAGTTATGGATAA
- the LOC124305821 gene encoding mitochondrial thiamine pyrophosphate carrier-like: MHDDISETSQIAKQLPHSNIDHAIAGAVSGFVTRFTCQPLDVIKIRFQLQVEPIADHYISKYRSITQACALIVKEEGVSALWKGHVPAQLLSVVYGTGKFSSYNLISKLANDYTFHDRWHHLLHFLAGAGAGIFATIVSFPFDTVRTRLVAQSSNHRVYQGILHCGIEIVRTETPRTFFRGLWPTLLQIAPHSGLQFACYAFFTDVYNQYTHHSGHNFAASMIAGSAAGLVAKTAVYPLDLARKRLQIQGFEHGRKGFGKFFRCNGLVDCVCVIIKTEGLRGLFKGLWPSQLKAAATTALHFTTYEQALILFNSFR, encoded by the exons ATGCATGATGACATTAGCGAGACGTCGCAAATCGCGAAACAATTACCTCACTCTAACATTGATCACGCAATTGCCGGCGCAGTAAGCGGTTTCGTAACTCGTTTCACGTGCCAACCTCTCGATGTTATCAAGATTAGGTTTCAG CTCCAAGTCGAGCCGATAGCTGATCATTACATAAGCAAGTATCGTTCGATAACGCAGGCCTGTGCACTCATTGTAAAGGAAGAAGGAGTCTCTGCGTTATGGAAAGGCCATGTCCCTGCTCAGCTTCTCTCTGTTGTTTATGGAACAGGAAAG TTTTCATCGTACAACCTTATCAGTAAACTGGCAAACGACTACACATTTCATGATCGATGGCATCATCTATTGCATTTTCTGGCTGGTGCTGGTGCTGGCATATTTGCAACCATCGTGTCATTCCCATTTGATACTGTAAGAACAAGATTAGTTGCTCAGTCGTCTAATCATCGTGTATATCAAGGGATATTACATTGCGGCAT aGAGATTGTACGTACTGAAACTCCAAGGACATTTTTTCGAGGACTGTGGCCAACTCTGTTGCAAATCGCACCTCATTCAGGGCTACAGTTTGCCTGCTACGCGTTTTTCACAGATGTCTACAACCAGTACACCCATCATTCGGGACACAATTTTGCCGCTTCGATGATCGCCGGTAGTGCGGCTGGTCTAGTTGCCAAGACAGCAGTTTATCCGCTTGATCTCGCACGAAAGAGATTACAGATCCAAGGCTTTGAGCACGGGAGAAAAGGCTTTGGAAAATTCTTTCGTTGCAACGGACTCGTTGACTGTGTGTGTGTCATCATCAAGACTGAGGGACTCAGGGGATTATTCAAGGGGCTTTGGCCCAGTCAATTGAAAGCTGCAGCCACGACTGCTCTACATTTTACAACATATGAGCAGGCTCTGATATTGTTTAATTCTTTCCGATAA